A part of Luteolibacter flavescens genomic DNA contains:
- a CDS encoding aminoacyl-tRNA deacylase produces the protein MLSKKLKAYLDSRNIKYITITHSPAYTATEVARSAHVPGSLLAKTVIILIDGALAMAVLPSNRRLKLEDLHDLTATDDVKIAHEHEFKRRFPDCEPGAMPPFGNLYDMSTYVSPDLAAEAEIAFNAGSHTELIRMSWSDYERLVRPQVARFTT, from the coding sequence ATGCTATCGAAGAAGCTCAAAGCCTACCTCGACTCGAGGAACATCAAATACATCACCATCACCCATTCCCCGGCCTACACCGCCACCGAGGTGGCGCGCAGCGCCCACGTGCCAGGCAGCCTGCTGGCGAAGACCGTGATCATCCTGATCGATGGCGCGCTCGCGATGGCAGTGCTGCCATCAAACCGCCGCCTGAAGCTGGAGGACCTGCACGACCTGACCGCAACCGACGACGTGAAGATCGCGCATGAGCACGAATTCAAGCGCCGCTTCCCGGACTGCGAACCGGGTGCCATGCCGCCCTTCGGAAATCTCTACGACATGTCCACCTACGTCTCCCCGGACCTGGCCGCGGAAGCAGAAATCGCTTTCAACGCCGGCTCCCACACCGAGCTGATCCGCATGTCGTGGAGTGACTACGAGCGTCTGGTGCGGCCGCAGGTGGCGAGGTTCACGACGTGA
- the lpxK gene encoding tetraacyldisaccharide 4'-kinase, translating to MKETLAELERWGADVIFGRAKGFRASMMRLAMSALSGVYRGLVQTRLLIYRRRWKQQHHLGTLVVSIGNLTVGGTGKTPVVELLARTLRDEGRRVAILSRGYKSRRLKTPQNWKDKDGNKMPAEKMPKVVSTGRALLLDSKFAGDEPFMLARNLNGVAVVVDKDRVKGGRFAVGQLGADTLVLDDGLQYLHLSHGIDIVLVDRTAPFGTGAILPRGTLREPPRNLCRASYIFLTKCDGTSNEALIERLRRHNRVAPIIECTHGPRYLEEVFTGERQPLDFLKDKWTAAISGIAVPEGFERSLEKLGARVEIRRRFSDHHRFSRKEIDKFMQRCIERDMEVVVTTEKDAVRFPRPKEATVPVYFLRIEVEILKGHDAWCDLIARLCHPGAPGDPVLRHRDAYAM from the coding sequence ATGAAGGAAACGCTGGCCGAGCTGGAGCGTTGGGGCGCCGACGTGATTTTCGGCCGCGCCAAGGGCTTCCGTGCCAGCATGATGCGGCTCGCCATGAGCGCGCTGTCCGGCGTTTACCGCGGCCTCGTCCAGACCCGGCTGCTCATCTACCGGCGACGGTGGAAGCAGCAGCACCACCTGGGCACCCTGGTGGTCAGCATCGGAAATCTGACCGTCGGCGGCACGGGCAAGACCCCCGTGGTCGAGCTGCTCGCCCGCACCCTGCGCGACGAGGGCCGCCGCGTCGCCATCCTCAGCCGCGGCTACAAGAGCCGCCGCCTGAAGACCCCGCAAAATTGGAAGGACAAGGACGGCAACAAGATGCCGGCGGAGAAGATGCCAAAGGTGGTCTCCACCGGTCGTGCGCTCCTGCTCGACTCGAAATTCGCCGGCGACGAGCCCTTCATGCTCGCGCGGAATCTCAATGGCGTGGCGGTGGTGGTGGACAAGGACCGCGTGAAGGGCGGCCGCTTCGCCGTGGGCCAGCTCGGTGCGGACACGCTGGTGCTGGATGACGGGCTGCAGTACCTCCACCTCTCGCACGGCATCGATATCGTGCTGGTGGATCGCACCGCGCCCTTCGGAACCGGGGCCATCCTGCCGCGAGGCACGCTGCGCGAGCCGCCGCGGAATCTCTGCCGCGCCAGCTACATCTTTCTCACGAAGTGCGACGGCACCTCGAATGAAGCGCTCATCGAGCGCCTCCGCCGCCACAACCGCGTCGCGCCGATCATCGAGTGCACGCACGGGCCGCGCTATCTCGAGGAGGTCTTCACCGGCGAGCGACAGCCGCTTGATTTCCTGAAGGACAAGTGGACCGCGGCCATCAGCGGCATCGCGGTGCCGGAGGGCTTCGAGCGGAGCTTGGAAAAGCTCGGCGCCCGCGTGGAGATCCGCCGCCGCTTCTCCGATCACCATCGCTTTTCGCGAAAGGAGATCGACAAGTTCATGCAGCGCTGCATCGAGCGCGACATGGAGGTGGTGGTCACCACGGAGAAGGATGCGGTGCGTTTCCCCCGGCCGAAGGAGGCCACCGTGCCGGTCTATTTCCTCCGCATCGAGGTCGAGATCCTGAAGGGTCACGATGCGTGGTGCGACCTCATCGCGCGGCTCTGCCATCCCGGCGCGCCGGGCGATCCGGTGCTGAGGCATCGGGATGCCTACGCGATGTGA
- a CDS encoding FdhF/YdeP family oxidoreductase has translation MSHERISTPKEQAAGLPAVASSLKHVFGKAGVARGTKALLELNQVGGFDCPSCAWPDPDRDRSHAEFCENGAKAVASEAMSKTIGREFFATHSVAELMAQSDAWHDLQGRLAEPMLLREGATHYEPVSWDEAFAIVAEELRALVSPDEAVFYTSGRASNEAAFLYQLFVRAYGTNNLPDCSNMCHESSGLALKEAIGVGKGTVTLDDFLEADVILCVGQNPGTNHPRMLTTLEEAVEKGVRLVAVNPLKEAGLLGFAHPQHLRGMLGNATPLASTYLQVKVNGDMALFRGVAKALVAADDIDHDFIRDHGFNYDAYRSLLEATGWERIEELSGISREQIEDLADLLGAGSRKVITCWAMGLTQHRNAVATIREISNIHILLGAIGRPGAGLCPVRGHSNVQGDRTVGIFEKMPEAFLAALEKQAGVPVPRKHGHDTVASILAMHEGSAKVFFALGGNFAQATPDSAFTAEALGKCRLTCHVSTKLNRSHLVHGRRALILPCLGRSEEDGGQFVTTENSMGVVQSSQGRLKPASGHLLSEPEIVARLAEATLGDIGNIRWRWLAEDYDRLRTWIEAVIPGFDRYNERVREPGGFYLPNAAKARVWNTETGKANLSAAPLDAYQTAPGRFLLQTLRSHDQFNTTVYGLNDRYRGISGMRDLVFINPQDLTELGVQPGHRIDVTSHWSDGERHLRGFRAIPYDMPRGLAAAYFPEANVLVPVGHVAEGSNTPASKSIEVSITPARD, from the coding sequence GTGAGTCACGAGCGCATCTCCACGCCAAAGGAACAAGCGGCCGGCCTGCCCGCGGTGGCATCGTCGCTGAAGCACGTCTTTGGCAAGGCAGGCGTGGCCCGCGGGACGAAGGCCCTGCTGGAGCTGAACCAGGTGGGCGGCTTCGACTGCCCGAGTTGTGCGTGGCCGGATCCGGACCGCGATCGCTCGCATGCCGAGTTTTGCGAAAACGGGGCGAAGGCGGTGGCTTCGGAGGCGATGTCGAAGACGATCGGGCGCGAATTCTTCGCTACACATTCCGTGGCGGAGCTGATGGCGCAGAGCGACGCGTGGCACGACCTGCAAGGGCGGCTGGCCGAGCCCATGCTGCTGCGCGAAGGAGCGACGCACTACGAGCCGGTATCGTGGGACGAGGCTTTCGCGATCGTCGCGGAGGAGCTGCGCGCCCTCGTCTCGCCGGACGAGGCCGTCTTCTACACCTCCGGACGCGCGAGCAACGAGGCGGCCTTCCTCTATCAGCTCTTCGTCCGTGCCTACGGGACGAACAACCTGCCGGACTGCTCGAACATGTGCCACGAGTCGAGCGGCCTCGCGCTGAAGGAAGCCATCGGCGTCGGCAAGGGCACGGTGACGCTCGACGATTTCCTGGAAGCCGACGTGATCCTCTGCGTGGGCCAGAATCCCGGCACGAACCACCCGCGCATGCTGACCACGCTGGAGGAGGCCGTGGAAAAGGGCGTGCGGCTGGTGGCAGTGAATCCGCTGAAGGAAGCCGGACTGCTCGGCTTCGCCCACCCGCAGCACCTCCGCGGAATGCTGGGAAATGCCACCCCGCTCGCGTCCACCTACCTCCAGGTGAAGGTGAATGGCGACATGGCGCTCTTCCGCGGCGTGGCAAAGGCGCTCGTGGCCGCGGACGACATCGACCACGACTTCATCCGCGACCACGGCTTTAACTACGATGCCTACCGTAGTTTGCTCGAAGCCACGGGATGGGAACGGATCGAGGAACTCTCCGGCATTTCGCGCGAGCAGATCGAGGACCTCGCGGACCTGCTCGGTGCGGGAAGCCGCAAGGTCATCACCTGCTGGGCGATGGGGCTCACGCAGCATCGCAATGCCGTGGCGACCATCCGCGAGATCTCGAACATCCACATCCTGCTCGGCGCGATCGGCCGCCCCGGTGCCGGCCTCTGCCCCGTGCGCGGCCACAGCAACGTGCAGGGTGATCGCACGGTGGGCATCTTCGAGAAGATGCCGGAGGCATTCCTCGCCGCGCTGGAGAAGCAGGCAGGCGTGCCGGTCCCGCGGAAACACGGGCACGACACGGTCGCATCCATCCTCGCGATGCACGAGGGCAGCGCAAAGGTCTTCTTCGCCCTCGGCGGGAACTTCGCGCAGGCGACGCCCGACAGCGCCTTCACCGCGGAAGCCCTGGGCAAGTGCCGGCTGACATGCCACGTCTCGACGAAGCTGAACCGCAGCCACCTCGTCCATGGACGCCGCGCGCTGATCCTGCCCTGCCTCGGTCGCAGCGAGGAGGATGGAGGGCAATTCGTCACCACGGAGAACTCGATGGGTGTGGTGCAATCGTCGCAGGGACGGCTGAAACCGGCATCGGGGCATCTTCTCAGCGAGCCGGAAATCGTGGCCCGCCTCGCGGAGGCAACGCTGGGAGACATCGGGAACATCCGCTGGCGCTGGCTGGCGGAGGACTACGACAGGCTTCGTACTTGGATCGAGGCGGTGATCCCCGGATTCGACCGCTACAACGAACGCGTCCGCGAGCCGGGTGGCTTTTACCTGCCGAATGCCGCGAAGGCGCGCGTCTGGAACACGGAAACCGGGAAGGCGAACCTCAGCGCCGCGCCGCTCGACGCCTACCAGACCGCCCCCGGGCGCTTCCTGCTCCAGACCCTGCGCAGCCACGATCAATTCAACACCACGGTGTATGGCCTCAACGATCGCTACCGGGGCATCTCCGGCATGCGCGATCTCGTCTTCATCAATCCGCAGGACCTCACCGAGCTCGGCGTGCAGCCCGGCCACCGCATCGACGTGACCAGCCACTGGAGCGATGGCGAGCGCCACCTGCGGGGCTTCCGCGCGATCCCCTACGACATGCCGCGCGGCCTCGCCGCCGCCTACTTCCCCGAGGCAAACGTGCTCGTCCCCGTGGGCCATGTGGCAGAGGGCAGCAATACCCCGGCAAGCAAGAGCATCGAGGTGAGCATCACACCCGCGCGCGACTGA
- the recJ gene encoding single-stranded-DNA-specific exonuclease RecJ: protein MRAPPADWILRGDPFHSNGNGRGRAFPAILEHLIRQRGLPAGDDLESFLRPKLRDLADPFEVTEMRPAVERILKAVDRKEKVCIYGDYDVDGVTSVAVMRRTLHAYGLEPRHFIPRRSSEGYGLSCAALARCMVEGPKPDLLIAVDCGTVSLDEVAALRSDGVDVIVVDHHEPSPRGRPDVVALVNPKCGSGPTYLCAAGVCFKLAHAMLKERPTPNFDLKELLELVAVATIADIVPMVGENRLLVRHGLKRLPLTLNPGLQALQEVSGMNGKATSMDVGFRIGPRLNAAGRMDVPEDALATLLTDCKRLARTLAEKLDEYNKRRQTHENQIRREAMEMLMATFDPVRDPVIVLGSRTWHPGVVGIVASRLMRQFHKPTFVVAIDAEGVGKGSGRSIEGVSLVQAINACRGHLLAGGGHDMAAGLSITEGSMDAFRSDFADFVLSNTVPEQRQPKLCVDAEISFDQLSLEFLADYELLQPFGNGNPQPIFMARSVHLSRPPVHMKNQHLRLNLRQGYHEQDAVFFGGGEVALPDPPWDIAFTIDRNCFRGRTTLQIIIQDVRAAR, encoded by the coding sequence ATGCGCGCTCCTCCCGCCGACTGGATCCTCCGCGGCGACCCTTTCCACTCGAATGGAAACGGTCGGGGACGCGCATTTCCAGCGATTCTGGAGCATCTGATCCGCCAGCGGGGCCTGCCCGCGGGTGACGATCTCGAGAGTTTCCTGCGTCCGAAGCTGCGCGATCTGGCCGATCCCTTCGAGGTCACCGAGATGCGGCCCGCCGTGGAACGCATCCTGAAGGCCGTGGACCGGAAGGAAAAGGTCTGCATCTACGGCGACTATGACGTGGATGGCGTGACCTCGGTCGCCGTGATGCGCCGCACGCTGCACGCCTACGGGCTGGAGCCGCGGCACTTCATCCCGCGCCGCAGCAGCGAGGGCTACGGACTGAGCTGCGCCGCGCTCGCGCGCTGCATGGTCGAGGGGCCGAAGCCCGACCTGCTGATCGCCGTCGATTGTGGCACCGTTTCCCTCGATGAAGTCGCGGCCCTGCGCTCCGACGGCGTCGATGTCATCGTGGTGGACCACCACGAGCCGAGCCCGCGCGGTCGGCCGGACGTGGTCGCGCTGGTGAATCCGAAGTGCGGCAGCGGCCCGACCTATCTCTGCGCTGCCGGGGTGTGCTTCAAGCTGGCTCATGCCATGCTCAAGGAGCGCCCGACGCCGAATTTCGATCTCAAGGAACTGCTTGAGCTGGTGGCAGTCGCGACCATCGCGGACATCGTGCCGATGGTCGGGGAAAACCGCCTGCTGGTCCGCCACGGGCTGAAACGCCTGCCGCTGACGCTGAATCCCGGACTTCAAGCGCTGCAGGAAGTCTCCGGCATGAATGGCAAGGCGACATCGATGGACGTCGGTTTCCGGATCGGCCCGCGCCTGAATGCCGCGGGCCGCATGGACGTGCCGGAGGATGCGCTGGCGACCCTCTTGACGGACTGCAAGCGGCTCGCCCGGACGCTGGCCGAGAAGCTCGACGAGTACAACAAACGCCGGCAGACGCATGAGAACCAGATCCGCCGCGAGGCGATGGAGATGCTCATGGCGACCTTTGACCCCGTGCGCGACCCGGTTATCGTGCTCGGCTCGCGGACCTGGCACCCCGGTGTGGTGGGCATTGTCGCATCCCGCCTGATGCGGCAGTTTCACAAGCCGACTTTTGTGGTGGCCATTGATGCCGAGGGAGTTGGGAAGGGTAGTGGGCGCAGTATCGAGGGCGTCTCGCTGGTCCAGGCGATCAATGCCTGCCGCGGTCACCTGCTCGCTGGTGGCGGGCACGACATGGCGGCCGGGCTTTCCATCACCGAGGGGAGCATGGATGCCTTCCGCTCGGATTTCGCCGACTTCGTGCTGAGCAATACCGTCCCCGAACAGCGCCAGCCGAAGCTGTGCGTGGATGCGGAGATTTCCTTCGACCAGCTCTCGCTGGAATTCCTGGCCGACTACGAGCTGCTCCAGCCTTTCGGAAACGGGAATCCGCAGCCGATTTTTATGGCCCGCAGCGTCCATCTCAGCCGCCCGCCGGTCCACATGAAGAACCAGCACCTGCGGCTGAACCTTCGCCAAGGCTACCACGAGCAGGATGCCGTCTTCTTCGGCGGCGGCGAGGTCGCCCTGCCCGATCCGCCGTGGGACATCGCTTTCACGATCGACCGGAATTGCTTTCGTGGCCGGACGACGCTGCAAATCATCATCCAGGACGTCCGCGCAGCCCGCTGA
- a CDS encoding AMP-binding protein: MVSTLVPPASTVSTQKPHFFSSLESHGDRVAIVLPDGCHLSYRELAERADGYARQFSRRHQLLVIEMRNDIKAIAAYLGALRSGTPVILAAEGATSREHPIIATFRPEMAVLHRGSAWEIEARGEHADDDESALHPDLAVMLSTSGSTGSPKLVKLSQANLHENARSIAEYLEITPERRAITNLPLHYSYGLSVLNSHLAAGASVVLTELSVVDEEFWQVVRREQVTDLPGVPYTYELFEKVGLRSDPPESLRVMTQAGGRLPPNLVRDYSEFARSRGIRFFVMYGQTEATARMAYLPPEQTLENSDCIGVAIPRGKFEIRDEAGNAIRKPGHSGELVYQGPNVMMGYALKREDLAAPAKLTELQTGDIAQWSEAGFVKIVGRSSRFSKIAGLRIGLDDVERILRESGRRSYATGNDEFVAVALIDGSDAASARQLLAERCKLPSHHLIVFNLDEAPTLPSGKIDYLTIRKAGEELHRKEAADVVTGDDPVRALYGKALGQARIDDDASFATLGGDSLSYMIVSRGLEKMLGVLPQHWERLTFHDLEALRQERALNPVKQRATTTLSVDVLLRLLAISTIFIGHGAPDHTGWLRGGTTILFCLAGYSLCRFQREQFLAGSVVPAIKGAFRRIVIPYLLLMTALLFATKMPPHPAWWSLTSVFFIGTEDRGLLFSFWFIEALLHCLLIVSGLFLIPPLRRWARAQPFASGLALTGLGAAAFWVGRHFFGSESFSHKFDGWLYVYMLGWTFAVATRAWQRLLLVAVGSAVVIAQFGPESSRPYWFIGAMLVLAAVREIRLPAGVGGLVSQLAAASYMAYLAHPLVLHVTKFVLPERFPFFDGNVPAAILLAYVGTMLAGVVGAVAWQQVSRIFLMLFGGARRGSTATA, from the coding sequence ATGGTATCGACGCTTGTTCCCCCCGCATCGACGGTTTCCACACAAAAGCCGCATTTCTTTTCCTCCCTGGAGTCCCATGGTGACCGGGTGGCGATAGTCCTGCCGGACGGTTGTCATTTGTCATATCGAGAACTCGCGGAGCGCGCGGATGGATATGCGCGGCAGTTTTCCCGGAGGCATCAGCTTCTCGTGATCGAGATGCGGAATGACATCAAGGCGATCGCCGCTTATCTCGGCGCGCTTCGCTCCGGCACGCCGGTCATCCTCGCGGCCGAGGGTGCGACTTCGCGGGAGCACCCGATCATCGCGACCTTCCGGCCGGAGATGGCGGTGCTCCACCGTGGATCGGCCTGGGAGATCGAGGCTCGCGGCGAGCACGCCGACGACGACGAAAGCGCGCTGCACCCGGATCTCGCGGTGATGCTTTCCACCTCCGGCTCCACCGGCAGCCCGAAGCTGGTGAAGCTCTCGCAGGCAAACCTCCATGAGAATGCCCGCTCGATCGCCGAGTACCTGGAGATCACCCCGGAGCGGCGCGCGATCACGAATCTGCCGCTGCATTATTCCTACGGCCTCTCGGTGCTGAATTCCCACCTCGCTGCCGGTGCCTCTGTCGTGCTCACGGAGCTGTCCGTGGTGGATGAGGAATTCTGGCAAGTGGTCCGCCGCGAGCAGGTGACCGACCTGCCCGGCGTGCCCTATACCTACGAGCTCTTTGAAAAAGTCGGCCTGCGCTCCGATCCACCGGAGAGCCTGCGGGTGATGACCCAGGCGGGTGGCCGCCTGCCTCCGAACCTGGTGCGCGACTACTCGGAATTCGCGCGCAGCCGAGGGATCCGCTTCTTCGTGATGTATGGCCAGACCGAGGCGACCGCCCGGATGGCCTACCTGCCGCCGGAGCAGACGCTGGAGAATTCCGACTGCATCGGCGTCGCCATCCCGCGGGGGAAATTCGAGATCCGCGACGAAGCGGGCAATGCGATCCGCAAGCCCGGCCACTCCGGCGAACTCGTCTATCAGGGGCCGAACGTGATGATGGGCTATGCCTTGAAGCGCGAGGACCTCGCCGCCCCGGCCAAGCTCACGGAGCTGCAAACCGGGGACATCGCCCAATGGTCCGAGGCGGGCTTCGTGAAGATCGTCGGGCGCTCCAGCCGCTTCAGCAAGATAGCGGGGCTGCGCATCGGGCTCGATGACGTGGAGCGCATCCTCCGCGAGTCCGGCCGCCGCTCCTACGCCACGGGAAATGACGAATTCGTGGCCGTCGCGCTGATCGACGGCTCGGATGCTGCCAGCGCGCGCCAGCTTCTCGCGGAGCGCTGCAAGCTGCCGTCGCACCACCTCATCGTCTTCAATCTCGACGAGGCCCCCACCTTGCCCTCGGGGAAGATCGACTACCTGACCATCCGCAAGGCCGGCGAGGAATTGCATCGGAAGGAAGCCGCCGATGTGGTCACGGGGGACGATCCCGTGCGCGCGCTTTACGGCAAGGCGCTGGGCCAGGCACGCATCGACGATGATGCCAGCTTCGCCACGCTCGGCGGGGACTCGCTTTCCTACATGATCGTCTCGCGCGGGTTGGAGAAGATGCTCGGCGTGCTGCCGCAGCATTGGGAACGCCTGACCTTCCACGATCTGGAGGCGCTGCGGCAGGAGCGCGCGCTGAATCCGGTGAAGCAGCGGGCGACGACCACGCTATCCGTCGATGTCCTGCTGCGCCTGCTCGCGATCTCGACCATCTTCATCGGCCACGGCGCGCCGGATCACACCGGCTGGCTGCGCGGCGGCACCACGATCCTCTTCTGCCTTGCGGGCTACTCGCTGTGCCGTTTCCAGCGGGAGCAATTTCTGGCCGGGAGCGTGGTGCCTGCGATCAAGGGGGCCTTCCGCCGCATCGTGATCCCCTACCTGCTGCTGATGACGGCGCTGCTCTTCGCCACGAAGATGCCGCCGCATCCGGCGTGGTGGTCGCTGACCAGTGTGTTCTTCATCGGCACGGAGGACCGCGGGCTGCTCTTCTCCTTCTGGTTCATCGAGGCGCTGCTGCACTGCCTGCTCATCGTCAGCGGCCTCTTCCTCATCCCGCCGCTGCGGAGATGGGCGAGGGCGCAGCCCTTTGCGAGCGGCCTCGCCCTCACGGGGCTGGGCGCGGCGGCATTCTGGGTGGGCCGCCACTTCTTCGGCAGCGAGAGCTTTTCGCACAAGTTCGACGGCTGGCTGTATGTTTACATGCTCGGGTGGACCTTCGCGGTGGCGACGCGGGCGTGGCAGCGGCTCCTGCTCGTGGCGGTCGGCAGCGCGGTGGTGATTGCGCAGTTTGGCCCGGAAAGCAGCCGCCCGTATTGGTTCATCGGCGCGATGCTCGTGCTGGCGGCTGTCCGGGAGATCCGCCTGCCTGCCGGGGTCGGTGGACTGGTCTCGCAGCTTGCCGCGGCCAGCTACATGGCCTACCTCGCCCATCCGCTGGTCCTTCACGTCACGAAGTTCGTGCTGCCGGAGCGCTTCCCGTTCTTCGACGGAAATGTGCCCGCAGCGATCCTCCTCGCCTACGTCGGCACCATGCTCGCGGGGGTGGTGGGAGCGGTGGCGTGGCAGCAGGTTTCGCGGATTTTCCTGATGCTCTTCGGCGGAGCGCGGCGAGGTTCCACCGCAACCGCCTGA
- a CDS encoding membrane bound O-acyl transferase family-domain-containing protein produces MIPILVATGIAAGPLLAEVRAAGPRRLAGWLLLLALMIGADRMLAGDAPLLRMIGICCVLLGAMKGLVYAEWADEKRQLAMPRYLIFSVCWFGMDPASFQTRRAGLEWKGDIAVGLSLMAVGTLGAWLVWWMGWRHILVMFLPMSLGFHFGALRVLKGVLRAAGFPVRTLFPNLLAARGIGDFWSKRWNVGYSQMMQRLVGRPVQQRCGESAGVMAVFLGSGLLHELAITLPVRAGFGLPTAFFAAHGCLTLLERKLGRPIGKIPALLAVALPLGVLFPPAFRDQVIARCLGVFDILAEWISRGVM; encoded by the coding sequence GTGATTCCAATCCTCGTGGCAACGGGCATCGCGGCAGGACCGCTCCTCGCGGAAGTGAGGGCTGCCGGTCCCAGGCGTCTCGCCGGTTGGCTGCTGCTGCTGGCCCTGATGATTGGCGCGGACCGAATGCTGGCCGGGGATGCGCCGCTGCTCCGGATGATCGGTATCTGCTGCGTGCTGCTCGGCGCGATGAAGGGCCTCGTGTATGCGGAGTGGGCGGATGAAAAGCGGCAGCTCGCCATGCCCCGCTACCTGATCTTCTCGGTCTGCTGGTTCGGCATGGATCCCGCCAGCTTCCAGACGCGCCGCGCCGGGCTGGAGTGGAAAGGCGACATCGCCGTGGGCCTCTCGCTCATGGCGGTGGGTACCCTGGGTGCATGGCTGGTCTGGTGGATGGGGTGGCGGCATATCCTCGTGATGTTCCTGCCGATGAGCCTCGGCTTTCACTTCGGTGCGCTGCGGGTGTTGAAGGGCGTGCTGCGCGCCGCGGGATTCCCGGTGCGGACGCTTTTCCCGAATCTCCTCGCGGCCCGCGGGATCGGTGACTTTTGGAGCAAGCGCTGGAACGTCGGCTACTCGCAGATGATGCAGCGCCTCGTCGGTCGGCCGGTGCAGCAGCGGTGCGGAGAGAGCGCGGGAGTGATGGCCGTCTTCCTCGGCTCGGGATTGCTGCACGAGCTGGCGATCACGCTGCCGGTCCGCGCGGGCTTCGGCCTGCCCACCGCCTTCTTCGCGGCGCATGGCTGCCTCACCTTGCTGGAAAGGAAGCTGGGTCGCCCCATTGGAAAGATCCCCGCGCTGCTCGCCGTGGCACTGCCGCTCGGCGTGCTGTTTCCCCCGGCATTCCGGGATCAGGTTATTGCAAGATGTCTCGGTGTCTTTGATATCTTGGCGGAATGGATATCGCGCGGAGTGATGTGA